From Microbacterium invictum, the proteins below share one genomic window:
- a CDS encoding DEAD/DEAH box helicase, with amino-acid sequence MTFADLGLGDAVLKALRDVGYETPSAIQAATIPTLLAGRDVVGLAQTGTGKTAAFALPVLDRLDVSQKSPQALVLAPTRELALQVCEAFEKYASHLKGVHVLPVYGGQGYGVQLSALRRGVHIVVGTPGRIMDHLEKGTLDLSELKYLVLDEADEMLKMGFAEDVETILADTPDDKQVALFSATMPAAIRRISQQYLHDPAEITVKSKTTTSSTITQRYLMVSFPQKIDALTRILEVENFEAMIIFARTKSATEEVAEKLRARGYSATAINGDVAQVQRERTVNQLKSGKLDILVATDVAARGLDVERISHVVNFDIPTDTESYVHRIGRTGRAGRTGDAISFVTPRERGLVKAIERATRQELTQMQLPSVDEVNVTRLARFDDRITAALGDTDRVERFRDIVAHYVSHHDVPEVDVAAALAAVAQGDTPLLLEPEPEPERRERFERNDRGDRPERGARSDRQPRAGFANYRIAVGKRHRVEPRQIVGALANEGGLRRDDFGAIQIRPDFSLVELPADLPRGTLERLSDTRISGKLIELRLDTGAPGRRGPREERGSGRDDRGSRGPRQDRYGR; translated from the coding sequence ATGACGTTCGCCGACCTCGGGCTGGGCGATGCAGTGCTCAAAGCGCTCCGCGATGTCGGCTACGAGACGCCCTCGGCGATCCAGGCCGCGACCATCCCGACCCTGCTCGCGGGGCGCGATGTCGTGGGTCTGGCCCAGACCGGAACCGGCAAGACCGCGGCGTTCGCCCTGCCCGTGCTCGACCGGCTCGACGTATCGCAGAAGAGCCCGCAGGCGCTCGTGCTGGCGCCGACGCGAGAGCTCGCCCTGCAGGTCTGCGAGGCGTTCGAGAAGTACGCCTCGCATCTGAAGGGCGTCCATGTCCTCCCCGTCTACGGCGGCCAGGGCTACGGCGTGCAGCTGTCGGCGCTGCGCCGCGGCGTGCACATCGTCGTCGGCACCCCGGGCCGCATCATGGACCACCTGGAGAAGGGCACGCTCGACCTCTCCGAGTTGAAGTACCTCGTCCTCGACGAGGCCGATGAGATGCTCAAGATGGGTTTCGCCGAGGACGTCGAGACGATCCTCGCCGACACCCCCGACGACAAGCAGGTCGCCCTGTTCTCGGCCACGATGCCGGCCGCCATCCGCCGCATCTCACAGCAGTACCTGCATGATCCCGCCGAGATCACAGTCAAGAGCAAGACGACGACATCGTCGACGATCACGCAGCGCTATCTGATGGTCTCCTTCCCGCAGAAGATCGACGCCCTCACCCGCATCCTCGAGGTGGAGAACTTCGAGGCGATGATCATCTTCGCCCGCACCAAGAGCGCCACCGAAGAGGTGGCCGAGAAGCTCCGGGCCCGCGGCTACTCCGCCACCGCCATCAACGGCGATGTCGCGCAGGTGCAGCGCGAACGCACCGTGAACCAGCTCAAGTCGGGCAAGCTCGACATCCTCGTCGCGACCGACGTCGCTGCGCGCGGCCTCGACGTCGAGCGCATCTCCCACGTCGTCAACTTCGACATCCCCACCGACACCGAGTCGTACGTGCACCGCATCGGGCGCACCGGCCGGGCCGGCCGCACCGGCGACGCGATCAGCTTCGTGACGCCGCGCGAGCGTGGTCTCGTGAAGGCGATCGAGCGCGCGACGCGTCAAGAGCTCACGCAGATGCAGCTGCCCAGTGTCGACGAGGTGAATGTGACGCGGCTGGCCCGTTTCGACGACCGCATCACCGCGGCGCTGGGCGACACCGACCGCGTCGAACGGTTCCGCGACATCGTCGCCCACTACGTGTCGCACCACGACGTCCCCGAGGTCGACGTCGCCGCCGCGCTCGCCGCCGTCGCCCAGGGCGACACACCGCTGCTGCTGGAGCCGGAGCCCGAGCCGGAGCGTCGGGAGCGCTTCGAGCGGAACGACCGCGGCGACCGGCCCGAGCGCGGAGCGCGAAGCGACCGTCAGCCCCGCGCCGGGTTCGCGAACTACCGCATCGCGGTGGGCAAACGGCACCGCGTCGAGCCGCGCCAGATCGTCGGCGCGCTCGCCAACGAAGGGGGCCTGCGTCGCGACGACTTCGGTGCGATCCAGATCCGCCCCGATTTCTCGCTCGTCGAACTCCCCGCCGACCTCCCTCGCGGCACGCTCGAGCGCCTCTCCGACACCCGCATCTCCGGCAAGCTCATCGAACTCCGGCTCGACACCGGTGCCCCGGGTCGCCGCGGGCCGCGCGAGGAGCGCGGGAGCGGGCGGGACGATCGTGGCTCCCGCGGGCCCCGTCAGGACCGCTACGGCCGCTGA
- the hpf gene encoding ribosome hibernation-promoting factor, HPF/YfiA family, translating into METSIVGVGVNITDRFRSVVEEKSSRIATLAPRAQSLDIKVTHRAYHNGTREDETVELTLTGKGPIVRAEAVDGDKFAALDLAVDKMAEQLRRAKDKRVDARNHPRGAKLEKGSGTLTGIDVQPASVDMIRAVATGEIPLITGNEEEADYTPVVIRTKRFDAEWMPVEEAVDRMELVGHDFFLFIDARTDQPSVVYRRKGWDYGVISLTTTAAPTAELAS; encoded by the coding sequence ATGGAAACCAGCATCGTCGGCGTGGGCGTGAACATCACGGATCGATTTCGGTCGGTCGTGGAGGAGAAGTCCAGCCGCATCGCGACCCTCGCCCCCCGTGCGCAGAGTCTCGACATCAAAGTCACCCATCGCGCGTACCACAACGGCACCCGTGAGGACGAGACGGTCGAGCTGACGCTCACCGGCAAGGGCCCCATCGTCCGTGCCGAAGCCGTCGACGGCGACAAGTTCGCCGCACTCGACCTGGCCGTCGACAAGATGGCCGAGCAGCTGCGGCGCGCCAAGGACAAGCGCGTCGACGCCCGCAACCACCCCCGCGGCGCCAAGCTCGAGAAGGGCAGCGGCACGCTGACGGGGATCGACGTCCAGCCTGCCTCGGTCGACATGATCCGGGCGGTCGCCACCGGTGAGATTCCTCTGATCACTGGCAACGAGGAGGAAGCGGACTACACGCCGGTCGTCATCCGCACGAAGCGGTTCGACGCCGAGTGGATGCCGGTGGAAGAAGCGGTCGACCGGATGGAGCTGGTCGGCCACGACTTCTTCCTGTTCATCGATGCGCGCACCGACCAGCCGAGCGTCGTCTACCGGCGCAAGGGCTGGGACTACGGTGTGATCTCGCTCACGACGACGGCTGCGCCCACCGCGGAACTCGCGTCATAG